One part of the Streptomyces ferrugineus genome encodes these proteins:
- a CDS encoding heavy metal translocating P-type ATPase, with the protein MTRTTDEAPIPGTADAPAPADTSDVELLIGGMTCASCAARVEKKLNRMDGVTATVNYATEKAKVSYPAGLQVADLIAVVEKTGYTAEEPAPPEPAPQESPQVPQAPQAPQDAEPAAYRQRLTVSALLAVPVIVLSMVPALQFDNWQWLALTLASPVVVWGGLPFHKAALTNARHGAATMDTLISMGTLAAFAWSLWALFFGDAGMPGMRHGFDFTVSRMDGASQIYLEVAAGVVTFILLGRYLEARSKRRAGAALRALMELGAKDVAVLREGREVRVPVDRLAVGDRFVVRPGEKIATDGTVVEGASAVDAAMLTGESVPMDVVVGDAVTGATVNAGGRLVVEATRVGADTQLARMAKLVEDAQNGKAEVQRLADRISAVFVPAVIVLAVATFGVWLGVTDDTVAAFTAAVAVLIIACPCALGLATPTALMVGTGRGAQLGILIKGPEVLESTRRVDTVVLDKTGTVTTGRMALQRVYAAEGADEEQVLRLAGAVEHASEHPVARAVAAGAEERLGRLPEAEGFENVPGLGVRGRVEGRAVAVGRLFEELPPELARARDEAERDGRTAVVVGWDGAARGVVAVADAVKETSAEAVRELRALGLTPVLLTGDNRTVAEAVADAVGIDQVIAQVLPEDKVAAVRRLQREGRCVAMVGDGVNDAAALATADLGLAMGTGTDAAIEAGDLTLVRGDLRVAADAIRLSRRTLATIKGNLVWAFGYNVAALPLAAAGLLNPMIAGAAMAFSSVFVVSNSLRLRTFR; encoded by the coding sequence ATGACCCGCACCACCGACGAAGCGCCGATACCCGGGACCGCCGACGCCCCCGCGCCCGCCGACACCTCGGACGTGGAGCTGCTCATCGGCGGCATGACCTGCGCCTCCTGCGCGGCCCGCGTCGAGAAGAAGCTCAACCGTATGGACGGCGTGACCGCCACGGTGAACTACGCGACCGAGAAGGCGAAGGTCAGTTACCCCGCCGGCCTCCAGGTCGCCGACCTGATCGCCGTGGTGGAGAAGACCGGGTACACCGCCGAGGAGCCGGCTCCCCCGGAACCCGCCCCGCAGGAGTCACCGCAGGTCCCGCAGGCACCGCAGGCCCCGCAGGACGCCGAACCGGCCGCCTACCGTCAGCGCCTGACGGTCTCCGCCCTGCTCGCCGTCCCGGTCATCGTGCTGTCGATGGTCCCGGCCCTGCAGTTCGACAACTGGCAGTGGCTCGCGCTCACCCTCGCCTCGCCGGTCGTCGTCTGGGGCGGACTGCCCTTCCACAAGGCCGCGCTCACCAACGCCCGGCACGGCGCGGCCACCATGGACACGCTGATCTCGATGGGCACGCTGGCCGCGTTCGCCTGGTCACTGTGGGCGCTGTTCTTCGGCGACGCGGGCATGCCCGGCATGCGCCACGGCTTCGATTTCACCGTCTCCCGCATGGACGGCGCCTCCCAGATCTACCTCGAGGTCGCCGCCGGCGTCGTCACCTTCATCCTCCTCGGCCGCTATCTGGAGGCCCGCTCCAAGCGCCGCGCGGGTGCCGCTCTGCGTGCCCTGATGGAACTCGGCGCGAAGGACGTCGCCGTGCTGCGCGAAGGACGCGAGGTCCGCGTCCCCGTCGACCGGCTGGCCGTCGGCGACCGGTTCGTCGTACGGCCCGGCGAGAAGATCGCCACCGACGGCACCGTCGTCGAGGGCGCCTCCGCGGTGGACGCCGCCATGCTGACCGGCGAGTCCGTGCCGATGGACGTGGTAGTCGGGGACGCGGTCACCGGGGCCACGGTCAACGCGGGCGGGCGGCTCGTGGTCGAGGCGACGCGGGTCGGCGCCGACACCCAGCTCGCGCGGATGGCGAAGCTGGTCGAGGACGCGCAGAACGGCAAGGCCGAGGTGCAGCGGCTCGCCGACCGGATCTCCGCGGTCTTCGTACCGGCGGTCATCGTCCTCGCCGTCGCCACCTTCGGGGTCTGGCTCGGCGTCACCGACGACACGGTCGCCGCGTTCACCGCGGCCGTCGCGGTACTGATCATCGCCTGCCCCTGCGCCCTGGGCCTGGCCACTCCCACGGCCCTCATGGTCGGCACGGGGCGCGGCGCCCAGCTCGGCATCCTCATCAAGGGCCCCGAGGTGCTGGAGTCCACGCGCCGGGTCGACACCGTCGTCCTGGACAAGACCGGCACGGTCACCACCGGGCGCATGGCCCTGCAGCGGGTGTACGCGGCCGAGGGCGCCGACGAGGAGCAGGTGCTGCGGCTCGCGGGCGCCGTGGAGCACGCCTCCGAACACCCCGTCGCGCGGGCGGTCGCCGCGGGCGCCGAGGAGCGGCTCGGCCGGCTCCCGGAGGCCGAGGGGTTCGAGAACGTCCCCGGACTGGGCGTCCGCGGGCGTGTGGAGGGCCGTGCCGTGGCGGTGGGGCGCCTTTTCGAGGAGCTGCCACCCGAGCTCGCCCGCGCGCGGGACGAGGCCGAGAGGGACGGTCGTACGGCCGTCGTGGTCGGCTGGGACGGCGCGGCACGCGGCGTGGTCGCCGTCGCGGACGCGGTGAAGGAGACCAGCGCCGAGGCGGTGCGCGAACTGCGCGCGCTGGGGCTCACGCCGGTGCTGCTGACCGGGGACAACCGGACGGTCGCCGAGGCGGTGGCGGACGCGGTCGGCATCGATCAGGTGATCGCCCAGGTCCTGCCCGAGGACAAGGTGGCAGCGGTACGGCGGCTGCAGCGCGAGGGGCGGTGCGTGGCCATGGTCGGCGACGGCGTCAACGACGCGGCCGCGCTTGCCACCGCCGATCTGGGTCTCGCCATGGGCACGGGGACGGACGCGGCGATCGAGGCGGGCGATCTGACGCTGGTGCGCGGTGATCTCCGGGTGGCGGCGGACGCGATCCGGCTGTCGCGGCGGACGCTGGCCACGATCAAGGGCAATCTCGTGTGGGCCTTCGGGTACAACGTGGCCGCGTTGCCGCTGGCCGCGGCGGGGTTGCTGAACCCGATGATCGCGGGCGCCGCGATGGCGTTCTCGTCCGTGTTCGTGGTGTCGAACAGCCTTCGGCTGCGGACGTTCCGGTGA
- a CDS encoding heavy-metal-associated domain-containing protein — MSAQTDTPGSVTAVYKVSGMSCGHCEGAVSGEISEIPGVSSVKAVAPTGEVTVVSAAPLDEAAVRAAVDEAGFELVGKA, encoded by the coding sequence ATGAGCGCCCAGACCGACACCCCGGGTTCCGTCACCGCCGTCTACAAGGTGAGCGGCATGAGCTGCGGACACTGCGAGGGCGCCGTCTCCGGCGAGATCTCCGAGATCCCCGGTGTCAGCTCGGTGAAGGCCGTCGCCCCGACCGGCGAGGTCACCGTCGTCTCCGCCGCCCCGCTCGACGAGGCCGCCGTGCGCGCCGCCGTCGACGAGGCCGGTTTCGAACTGGTCGGAAAGGCCTGA
- a CDS encoding helix-turn-helix transcriptional regulator produces the protein MTERRLWSYKEIAAHIKVQPDTVRSYRKHGLLPPPDHVEGGKPFWYADTVRAWVASRPGNRGRRAD, from the coding sequence ATGACCGAACGACGGCTCTGGTCGTACAAGGAGATCGCCGCGCACATCAAGGTGCAGCCGGACACCGTGCGGTCCTATCGCAAGCACGGGCTGCTGCCGCCGCCCGACCATGTGGAGGGCGGCAAGCCCTTCTGGTACGCGGACACCGTGCGGGCCTGGGTGGCGTCCCGGCCGGGCAACCGAGGGCGCAGAGCCGACTGA
- a CDS encoding MMPL family transporter, which translates to MTEVNRPPRVGGWTRFVTARPRLSLLVALVITALAVLAGSGVADRLGSGGWEDPAAESTYATKALEREFPASQPNLLLLVDAGSASVDDPAVAAQAQRLAERLAGEKGVVGVGSYWQADPASAPALRAEDGHEALIAARITGDETQMGETLDRIAPEFRGAHGPVEVSVGGPVAVRHEMQAIIQEDLVRAEVIALPVTLVLLVMVFGSAVAALLPLGIGIVAILGTNAVLRGLTEFTDVSVFAMNLTTALGLGLAVDYALFIVRRFREELATGAAPLPAVGTTLRTAGRTVLFSALTVAVSLAAMLLFPQYFLRSFAYSGIAVVLLAAAAALILLPAALILLGHRVNSLDLRKLFRRGRPKTSSEAATEASSKTSSEASGATEGRAWTRTANLVMRRAPFFALGTTAVLVLLGLPFLGVKFGTADDRQLPSSAESHVVQQHIRDGFPGSPGGGLEVLAEGRATPAQYADYKERIAALPEVLRVDGPLVKGESAYFTVLPKGEAVDDPAQGLVDDLRATEAPFDTKVTGAAAVLVDSKDAIAERLPLAAAFIAIVTLLLVFLLTGSVLIPIQAVVLNALSLTAMFGAVVWVFQDGHLSGLLGFTSPGSIETTLPVLMFCVAFGLSMDYGVFLLSRIKEEYDATGDHDQAVRHGLQRTGGLITAAAVILAVVMVAIGTSRVTNTKMLGLGIALAVLMDAMIVRSLLVPAVMRLTGRATWWAPGPLRRFHSRFGLSESEAAPGPAAVEERDAERDKVAARG; encoded by the coding sequence ATGACCGAAGTCAACAGGCCACCCCGAGTCGGAGGCTGGACCCGCTTCGTGACGGCCCGCCCAAGGTTGTCCCTGCTCGTGGCCCTGGTAATCACCGCGCTCGCCGTGCTGGCCGGCAGCGGCGTCGCCGACCGGCTGGGCAGCGGCGGCTGGGAGGATCCGGCCGCCGAGTCGACCTACGCGACCAAGGCGCTGGAGCGCGAGTTCCCCGCCTCCCAGCCGAACCTCCTGCTCCTCGTGGACGCGGGCAGTGCCTCGGTGGACGACCCCGCGGTCGCCGCTCAGGCGCAGCGCCTCGCGGAGCGGCTGGCCGGCGAGAAGGGCGTCGTAGGCGTCGGTTCGTACTGGCAGGCGGACCCCGCGTCGGCTCCCGCCCTGCGCGCCGAGGACGGCCATGAGGCGCTGATCGCCGCCCGGATCACCGGCGACGAGACACAGATGGGGGAGACCCTGGACCGCATCGCGCCCGAGTTCCGGGGTGCCCACGGCCCGGTGGAGGTGAGCGTCGGCGGCCCGGTCGCGGTGCGGCACGAGATGCAGGCGATCATCCAGGAGGACCTGGTGCGCGCCGAGGTGATCGCCCTACCGGTCACCCTGGTGCTGCTGGTGATGGTCTTCGGCAGCGCGGTCGCCGCCCTGCTGCCGCTCGGCATCGGCATCGTCGCGATCCTCGGCACCAACGCGGTGCTGCGCGGACTGACCGAGTTCACCGATGTGTCGGTCTTCGCGATGAACCTCACCACGGCCCTGGGCCTCGGTCTCGCCGTCGACTACGCCCTGTTCATCGTCCGCCGCTTCCGCGAGGAACTCGCCACCGGCGCCGCACCGCTGCCGGCGGTCGGCACCACCCTGCGCACCGCCGGCCGCACGGTCCTGTTCTCGGCCCTCACGGTCGCGGTCTCCCTCGCGGCGATGCTGCTCTTCCCGCAGTACTTCCTGCGCTCCTTCGCCTACTCCGGGATAGCGGTGGTCCTGCTCGCCGCGGCGGCCGCGCTGATCCTGCTCCCGGCGGCACTGATCCTGCTCGGCCACCGGGTGAACTCCCTGGATCTGCGCAAGCTGTTCCGACGCGGCCGGCCGAAGACGTCCTCCGAGGCGGCCACCGAGGCGTCCTCCAAGACGTCCTCCGAGGCGTCCGGTGCGACGGAGGGCCGGGCCTGGACCCGCACCGCGAACCTCGTCATGCGCCGCGCCCCGTTCTTCGCCCTGGGCACCACCGCTGTCCTGGTCCTGCTCGGCCTGCCCTTCCTGGGCGTGAAGTTCGGCACCGCCGACGACCGCCAGCTGCCGTCGAGCGCCGAGTCCCATGTCGTGCAGCAGCACATCCGCGACGGCTTCCCGGGCAGCCCCGGCGGCGGCCTGGAGGTGCTGGCCGAGGGGCGGGCGACGCCGGCGCAGTACGCCGACTACAAGGAGCGGATCGCCGCTCTCCCGGAGGTGCTGCGGGTCGACGGGCCGCTGGTGAAGGGTGAGTCGGCGTACTTCACGGTGCTGCCGAAGGGCGAGGCGGTGGACGACCCGGCCCAGGGCCTGGTCGATGACCTGCGCGCCACCGAGGCGCCGTTCGACACCAAGGTGACCGGCGCGGCGGCGGTCCTGGTCGACTCCAAGGACGCGATAGCCGAACGCCTGCCACTGGCGGCCGCCTTCATCGCGATCGTCACCCTGCTGCTGGTGTTCCTGCTGACCGGCAGCGTGCTGATCCCGATCCAGGCGGTGGTGCTCAACGCCCTCAGCCTGACGGCGATGTTCGGCGCGGTGGTCTGGGTCTTCCAGGACGGCCATCTCTCCGGTCTGCTCGGCTTCACCAGCCCGGGCTCGATCGAGACGACCCTGCCGGTGCTGATGTTCTGCGTCGCCTTCGGTCTGTCGATGGACTACGGCGTGTTCCTGCTGTCCCGCATCAAGGAGGAGTACGACGCGACGGGCGACCACGACCAGGCGGTCCGGCACGGTCTGCAGCGCACCGGCGGTCTGATCACCGCCGCCGCGGTGATCCTCGCGGTGGTGATGGTCGCGATCGGCACCTCCCGGGTGACCAACACCAAGATGCTCGGCCTCGGTATCGCCCTGGCGGTGCTGATGGACGCGATGATCGTCCGCAGCCTCCTGGTCCCGGCGGTCATGCGCCTGACGGGGCGGGCGACATGGTGGGCGCCGGGGCCGCTGCGCCGCTTCCACAGCCGCTTCGGGCTGAGTGAGTCGGAGGCGGCACCCGGGCCGGCCGCTGTGGAGGAGCGGGACGCGGAACGGGACAAGGTGGCCGCACGGGGATAG
- a CDS encoding GNAT family N-acetyltransferase, whose translation MSDFSVKPVLTGDRAVLRPFTEADAAVMKEIIEDPEVIRFTDESSEEFTLERLRSWYGSRSDQPDRLDLAVTDRATGELVGEVVLYEWDPKARSCVFRTLIGPRGRGRGLGTEATRLIVGYGFEQLGLHRVQLEAYGHNPRALRVYEKAGFVVEGVRREADLRDGQWVDWVMMAVLDREWASHQGRPGLNALDPTAR comes from the coding sequence ATGAGCGACTTCTCCGTCAAGCCCGTACTCACCGGCGACCGGGCCGTGCTGCGACCGTTCACCGAGGCCGACGCCGCCGTCATGAAGGAGATCATCGAGGATCCCGAGGTCATCCGCTTCACCGACGAGTCCTCCGAGGAGTTCACCCTGGAGCGGCTGCGCTCCTGGTACGGCTCCCGCTCCGACCAACCCGACCGCCTCGACCTCGCCGTCACCGACCGCGCCACCGGCGAACTCGTCGGCGAGGTCGTGCTGTACGAGTGGGATCCCAAGGCGCGGAGTTGCGTCTTCCGTACGCTCATCGGGCCCCGGGGACGCGGCCGGGGGCTCGGCACCGAGGCCACCCGGCTCATCGTCGGGTACGGATTCGAGCAACTAGGGCTGCATCGGGTCCAGTTGGAGGCCTATGGCCATAACCCCCGTGCCCTGCGGGTGTACGAGAAGGCCGGCTTCGTGGTGGAAGGGGTGCGGCGGGAGGCCGACCTGAGGGACGGTCAGTGGGTCGACTGGGTGATGATGGCCGTCCTCGACCGTGAGTGGGCCTCCCACCAGGGCCGCCCCGGCCTCAACGCCCTTGACCCCACGGCTCGATGA
- a CDS encoding TetR/AcrR family transcriptional regulator, with protein MSANREQVSQDDRDRQEKEQPRRRQARGERRIAQLLEAAATVFTTTGYTAASTNAIAREAGVSPGTLYQFFPNKEAIAIELGDRLMHELREMYGEALAPVDPMTPLEEAVGAAVDRFIAFNCEHPVFFSLMHGPDIPGRMAEAHDALHATLLSRIEGLLSSFLPDAAPADLNRTAHMCLGLYKAGLELVLAHEGAERDAYVEELKNALIRYLDPLAGDRPGHPGAPGTAP; from the coding sequence GTGTCCGCCAACCGGGAGCAGGTCAGCCAGGACGACCGGGACCGCCAGGAGAAGGAGCAGCCGCGCCGCCGTCAGGCACGCGGCGAGCGCCGTATCGCCCAGCTGCTCGAGGCCGCGGCCACGGTCTTCACCACCACCGGCTACACCGCCGCCAGCACCAACGCCATCGCCCGCGAGGCCGGCGTCTCACCCGGCACGCTGTACCAGTTCTTCCCGAACAAGGAAGCGATCGCCATCGAGCTCGGCGACCGGCTCATGCACGAGTTGCGCGAGATGTACGGCGAGGCGCTCGCCCCGGTCGATCCCATGACCCCGCTGGAGGAGGCCGTCGGCGCGGCCGTCGACCGGTTCATCGCCTTCAACTGCGAGCACCCCGTGTTCTTCTCGCTGATGCACGGCCCCGACATCCCGGGCCGCATGGCCGAGGCGCACGACGCCCTGCACGCGACCCTGCTGTCCAGGATCGAGGGCCTGCTCTCCTCGTTCCTGCCCGACGCCGCCCCGGCCGACCTCAACCGGACCGCCCATATGTGCCTGGGCCTGTACAAGGCGGGCCTCGAACTGGTCCTCGCCCACGAGGGCGCCGAGCGCGACGCCTACGTCGAGGAGCTGAAGAACGCCCTGATCCGCTACCTCGACCCGCTGGCCGGCGACAGACCCGGCCACCCCGGGGCGCCCGGAACCGCGCCATGA
- a CDS encoding zinc-dependent alcohol dehydrogenase family protein: MRAVVFERYGEPAEVRDVPDPHPAPHGVTVRVEATGLCRSDWHGWQGHDPDIALPHVPGHELAGVVESVGERVTGWRPGDRVTAPFVCACGSCAACAAGDQQVCERQTQPGFTHWGSFAQYVALDHADVNLVAVPEEMSFATAASLGCRFATAFRAVVQQGRVAAGEWVAVHGCGGVGLSAVMIAAASGARVVAVDVSAQALDLARKFGAAQCVDASGVSDTTAAIHDLTGGGAHLSLDALGSPVTCAASVNGLRRRGRHIQVGLLPSRSGTTPVPMARAIALELELLGSHGMAAHTYPPMLELVRAGALRPDLLVTQTIPLDAVPSALAAMGSAPGAGVTVIEPWGQGR; this comes from the coding sequence ATGCGGGCTGTCGTGTTCGAGCGGTACGGGGAACCGGCCGAGGTGCGCGATGTGCCCGACCCGCACCCCGCCCCCCACGGAGTGACCGTGCGGGTGGAGGCGACGGGGCTGTGCCGCAGTGACTGGCACGGCTGGCAGGGGCACGATCCGGACATCGCGCTGCCGCATGTGCCGGGTCATGAACTCGCCGGTGTCGTCGAGTCGGTGGGCGAGCGCGTGACCGGCTGGCGCCCCGGCGACCGGGTCACCGCGCCGTTCGTGTGCGCCTGCGGGAGCTGCGCGGCGTGTGCGGCCGGTGACCAGCAGGTGTGCGAGCGCCAGACCCAGCCCGGCTTCACCCACTGGGGCTCGTTCGCGCAGTACGTGGCGCTGGACCACGCCGATGTGAACCTCGTCGCCGTGCCCGAGGAGATGTCCTTCGCGACGGCCGCCTCGCTGGGCTGCCGGTTCGCCACGGCGTTCCGGGCGGTCGTACAGCAGGGCCGGGTCGCGGCGGGGGAGTGGGTCGCGGTGCACGGCTGCGGCGGGGTGGGCCTGTCGGCGGTGATGATCGCGGCGGCCTCGGGCGCGCGGGTCGTCGCGGTGGACGTCTCCGCGCAGGCCCTGGACCTGGCGCGGAAGTTCGGGGCGGCGCAGTGCGTGGACGCCTCCGGCGTGTCGGACACGACGGCGGCGATCCACGACCTCACCGGCGGCGGCGCCCACCTCTCCCTGGATGCCCTCGGTTCACCCGTCACCTGCGCCGCCTCCGTCAACGGCCTGCGCCGCCGGGGCCGGCACATCCAGGTCGGCCTGCTGCCCTCGCGGTCCGGCACGACCCCGGTCCCGATGGCCCGCGCCATCGCCCTGGAGCTCGAACTGCTGGGCAGCCACGGCATGGCGGCGCACACCTACCCGCCGATGCTGGAGCTGGTGCGGGCCGGGGCGCTGCGGCCGGATCTGCTGGTGACGCAGACGATCCCGCTGGACGCGGTGCCGTCGGCGCTGGCGGCGATGGGGTCGGCGCCGGGGGCGGGGGTGACCGTCATCGAGCCGTGGGGTCAAGGGCGTTGA
- the iolC gene encoding 5-dehydro-2-deoxygluconokinase: protein MAYDLITMGRIGVDLYPLQTGVPLPQVTSFGKFLGGSATNVAVAAARLGRRTAVITRTGDDPFGTYLHEALQGFGVDDRWVTPVPGLPTPVTFCEVFPPDDFPLYFYRQPKAPDLEIDAHELDLDAIRDARILWITGTGLSEEPSRTATLAALAHRAKSGITVFDLDWRPMFWKAPEQARPFYAEALKHTTVAVGNLDEVEVATGVRDPHAAARALLDAGVEVAVVKQGPKGVLAVNSKGDQAEVPPLPVNVLNGLGAGDAFGGSLCHGLLEGWDLEQTMRHANAAGAIVASRLECSSAMPTPQEIEAAIAAGAVK, encoded by the coding sequence ATGGCGTACGACCTGATCACCATGGGCCGGATCGGAGTGGACCTCTACCCGCTGCAGACCGGCGTCCCGCTGCCGCAGGTCACGTCCTTCGGCAAGTTCCTCGGCGGCTCCGCGACGAACGTCGCCGTCGCCGCCGCCCGGCTGGGACGGCGGACCGCGGTGATCACCCGTACCGGCGACGACCCCTTCGGCACCTACCTCCACGAGGCTCTCCAGGGCTTCGGCGTCGACGACCGCTGGGTCACCCCGGTGCCGGGCCTGCCCACCCCGGTCACCTTCTGCGAGGTCTTCCCGCCGGACGACTTCCCGCTGTACTTCTACCGGCAGCCCAAGGCTCCGGACCTGGAGATCGACGCCCACGAACTCGACCTCGACGCCATCCGGGACGCCCGTATCCTCTGGATCACCGGCACCGGACTGAGCGAGGAGCCCAGCCGTACGGCGACGCTCGCGGCGCTCGCCCACCGCGCCAAGTCCGGCATCACGGTCTTCGACCTCGACTGGCGCCCGATGTTCTGGAAGGCCCCTGAGCAGGCCCGCCCCTTCTACGCGGAGGCGCTCAAGCACACCACCGTCGCCGTCGGCAACCTCGACGAGGTGGAGGTCGCGACCGGCGTCCGCGACCCGCACGCCGCCGCCCGCGCGCTCCTCGACGCCGGCGTCGAGGTCGCCGTCGTCAAGCAGGGCCCCAAGGGCGTCCTCGCCGTCAACAGCAAGGGCGACCAGGCCGAGGTCCCGCCGCTTCCGGTGAACGTCCTCAACGGCCTCGGCGCCGGCGACGCCTTCGGCGGCTCCCTGTGCCACGGCCTGCTGGAGGGCTGGGACCTGGAGCAGACCATGCGGCACGCCAATGCCGCCGGGGCCATCGTCGCCTCCCGCCTGGAGTGCTCCTCGGCGATGCCGACGCCGCAGGAGATCGAGGCCGCCATCGCCGCGGGGGCCGTCAAGTGA
- a CDS encoding Cgl0159 family (beta/alpha)8-fold protein: MTVDIAELVRLRTQRPEAVAEVAAHRTRRPLLGDSGRLMIVAADHPARGALGVGDRKLAMANRADLLERLCLALSRPGVDGVLATADILDDLLLLGALEGKVVMGSMNRGGLQGASFELDDRFTGHRPEDIQRLGFDAGKLLLRIDYADPGSLTTMESTARAIDDMAARRLPVFVEPFLSRRTPEGKVVNDLSAEAVTKSIAIASGLGGTSAYTWLKLPVTENPDDMAEVMQTSTLPAVLLGGEVGDDQDGAYEKWRGALQLPTVRGLVVGRSLLYPADGDVAAAVDTAVGLL; encoded by the coding sequence GTGACCGTCGACATCGCGGAACTGGTCCGCCTGCGCACCCAGCGCCCCGAAGCGGTCGCGGAGGTGGCGGCGCACCGCACCCGCCGGCCCCTCCTCGGCGACTCCGGCCGGCTGATGATCGTCGCCGCCGACCACCCGGCCCGCGGCGCCCTCGGCGTCGGCGACCGCAAGCTCGCCATGGCCAACCGCGCCGACCTGCTCGAACGCCTCTGCCTGGCGCTGAGCCGCCCCGGCGTCGACGGTGTCCTCGCCACCGCCGACATCCTCGACGACCTGCTGCTGCTCGGCGCGCTCGAAGGCAAGGTCGTCATGGGCTCCATGAACCGCGGCGGCCTCCAGGGCGCCAGCTTCGAACTCGACGACCGCTTCACCGGCCACCGCCCCGAGGACATCCAGCGCCTCGGCTTCGACGCCGGCAAGCTGCTCCTGCGGATCGACTACGCCGACCCGGGCTCCCTCACCACCATGGAGTCCACCGCCCGCGCCATCGACGACATGGCCGCACGCCGGCTCCCCGTCTTCGTCGAGCCGTTCCTCAGCCGCCGCACCCCCGAGGGCAAGGTCGTCAACGACCTGTCCGCCGAAGCCGTCACCAAGTCCATCGCCATCGCCTCCGGCCTCGGCGGCACCTCGGCCTACACCTGGCTGAAGCTCCCCGTCACCGAGAACCCCGACGACATGGCCGAGGTCATGCAGACCTCGACGCTTCCGGCCGTTCTGCTCGGCGGCGAGGTCGGCGACGACCAGGACGGGGCATACGAGAAGTGGCGGGGCGCTCTCCAACTGCCCACGGTGCGTGGCCTGGTGGTGGGCCGATCGTTGCTCTACCCGGCGGACGGGGACGTGGCCGCCGCGGTGGACACTGCCGTAGGACTGCTGTGA